The following is a genomic window from Pseudochaenichthys georgianus chromosome 9, fPseGeo1.2, whole genome shotgun sequence.
ttctatataatctgatgactaaaaaagactcaacagttttcattgacaaaaagtagactaaaatgtttactgttttagtcgactaaaataagactaaaatgctcagacttttagtcgactaaatcttgactaaaatgtttactgttttagtcgactaaaatgctcagacttttagtcgactaaaacttgactaaataaaaacaggatgaaggtgactaaatatgactaaaactaaaaggaaatttaacacaggactaagactaaaactaaattaaaaaatagctgacgaaattaacactgccgctaggggtgtaacggtatccgtattcgtcccgtaccgtcgcggttcggacgtcacggttcggcacacgcAGTCACACGctgaatacgcctttttttacgagagggaaaaaagtctgtcactcggggcagtattacactatatataatccagggggcggtattgcgcctaaaagccagccgcccgtaaataacaaatgaagaacaagaacaaaacacaacaaaacgaacacaatacatgaagaagaaaagttagtagctacggcgaattcacacaacacacaggagctagaagacccacctgcttcttttaaatcagctgtgtgggaacatttcgggttccctgtggaccacaacaatgatggggtgcgagttgtggatcggacgaggacggtgtgtcggcattgttcgacagcggtgcggtatgctagtggtaacacgtcaaacatgctcaatcacatccaagtcagtctcagtccccagcgagagggttttctcgacggcaggtgacatagttaccgccaacagatctgccctcactactgacaacgtagacaaactcatctttctgaagaacaacttgaaaatagagtagagcttgagtacctttatttaggcataatggcctcacacactcacaagttaattacacatgttagacattgctcctaaaggtacagattttattttgttttatatttatcattgtatttattttatattttgacatcaggagatgttatacagttctgtattgccttttattgattgtgattgaaagactttcttattatttattttaatattttcaagacattctttttagttgttcagcttatttaacctttttgtttgacatcagccaatataaataatatggccatctgagtgtgtgtgttactgtttgtaGTTTGTTtgtaactgtgtaatacagttaatgattccaaatgttagagttccttattttcataccaaaacttccactactgttacaaataaataacagcaaaaaaaaaatatgcatttgggacttttttttgcttttccttgttgtaccgaacccgtaccgaaccgtgacccccaaaccgaggtatgaaccgaaccgtgacttctgtgaaccgttacacccctaacacCCGCTGTACACAACTAACACCCACCTTGAATCTGCTGACATATTGAGGGAGATTAGCCTGCTCCGCCTCATCTTCTTCATCGACGGGGTTTTCTTTCTTTacctcctctcctgctgactCCTCTCCAGAGGACTTGCTGTCTGAGGAAGAAGACAGTTCCTGCAGCAGGTCGTTCATGTAGTCCAGCTGAAAATAAGTTAAACAACTAACATTGAGTATGCAGAAAAAATATAGTTTTAAATGATTACGTGTACAAAATCAATAAAGAGTAGAACTGCTGAAAGAGGTGTTACTCAGTACGTTATCTGATTTACATTTAAACATTTTGAAGGAAAGGCACATCTTTTCTAAGATTTCATTTCAAGGACAGACACGCTAAGACCTCACCTCTTAATTTTAGGTAGAAGTAAGATTAACTGTCACCTGAGGCGGCAGTCACCAGCATTTTCATTTGAGATGTAATATTTCCTCTGTCCTGCAGCGTTATCCGCTCTGTCTACATTATTGCTGTGCTGCCGTCTGACACAAGCGGTTTAGTTCCTGTCGCAGTGATTCTCACAGACATCCTCTGTGCTGCAGGCCAGCCACAATCTCATTACACGTGGACAAAGCTGGAGTATTGAACTGGACAGCACAGGCCGGATTAGAGGCCCTACATCCCAGTGTGTGTTGTTGCAATTATGTAACAAGAACAACAAAATGACCGCATGTGTGTTTTATCTCAGCAGATGgagactgtctgtgtcacacACCCCACCTGGACAGTAACAACAGTCTCTATTGAGCGCGTTTGTGATGATGTGTTCTGTGACAACACTGAATCATATTTTATTTCAAGTTTTTTCTCCAGAACAGTCTTAAAGTTGAATTTGACGTCAAACCCACAGTCAGTGGAGAAGATTGACACCGCAGACTTGAATTAGGAGCAAACTGTTCGGTTAGAAAAGGGAAAAACCTGCCTCTTCCAAGGCTTTTGTTTCTTGTTTTCATTTGTTATGAGATAGGATGTCATTGAGGATGCACCTAACCAACGTATTCTTCTAAAAACATTTACACATTTTCTCGATCCTTACTGAGTCTTTGGACAGCTTGACGTCCccagaagcagcagccactcccTCCATGACAGCCAGCGCCCGGCTCAGATACCCTCGCTCCCAGGAGAGAGGCATCCCTTTGAACAAGGCATGAATGCCCTTTGACATCTCCACCTTACCTGGATTGGAAAGAAGGAGAAGAACAAATGAGACAAAGTGCATAAAGAAAGAACACTGAGTGAATCACATGAAGTGGGTAAAGAAACCCAAATACACACCCAGCAGAGCGTTGCCCAGCAGCTGAGCGCTGAGGCCAACAGAGTTTTCCTGCTTCATCCCACAGAGGAGCAGCGACGCTCCCAACATCCTCTCCTCTGACACCTGCACACAGCGAGGAGCAAGGGTAAGCGATAGTAATGGGGAGCAGATTTGTGATGCTTTAACATTTATGCTAATAAAAGAGCTTTTTTCCATTATAATGCATTGCAATTAAAATCGTTGCCTTTAGTGTGGCGCCAAAATGAATGTAGAGTACTGTATTTACAAACATAACATTATTTTGGGATCATGTTTTTGCATGTTGCCGTCGTTTCACTCACAGCGAGTTGTGGTCTGGTTGCTAGGTAACTGGCCAGGGCATACAGAGACAGGATCTGAGTGGAGGAAAGGTCGAAGGCCTCCTGTAACATCACCTCTTCAACCACAGAGCACGCACCTGTAATTACCACAAATACATAGTCATTGCTACACCCTCTTATTAAATCTTGCTATGAggaaaataacaataaaaacaattgtCGATATTACAAGGATTTCTTCCTTCGAATGATATAAGTCAGCAGAGCAAGTCCTTTAATTACATTGGGTCTTTACATCAAAAGCATGTTTTCTTAACTCTTTCCTATCTCTGTTCACCCTGTTTTTCAAGTTAAAAGGATAAGTCTGGtgaaaatatattttcttattgTCAAACAATGTTTTGAAAAGACAACATTTAGTTAACATATTAAAAATCTAAAGAATTTCTTTTAATGAATGCACATTTATTTAAATCACAAAAGTTATGTGAATATTCATCTAATTGAACTTCTGGTTGGGCAACAATAAGGGAACATGTGATCGTAGCATGGCATTTATAATGGTTTCTAATTGATTCATTTTAAGAACTTTATAGTCCACACAGATCTGCCATTAGTATTGAAGTTTCATTTCAGGTTTTTCTATGCACAGAAATGAAAATGAGGTTCCAAATAGGTGGATGGGAACCAACTCACCATCTCTTAAGAGTTTTGGGATGAAAATTAAGTTGAGAGGAATAAGATCTATCAGATTTTAGTTTCTCAGGCAGAATGGGTCAACAGGTTCAATATATTGAAGGTTTTAGTCTATTTATGGGATTtcctggcaacacaaaatataatattgCTAGATTAACAATCTAATGTAAAACAACCTTAGATTTGATTGGCAATACTTAAGTTATACAGTATAAATTAACATAACAACTGAATGAGTTCATAATTGTATCAAATGTAATTGTAAATGTACCATGCAACTGAAAACACTGGAATACCATCTACTGTATGCGCTTTCACTTTGTGCCAAATATGAAGTATTGTTTATCGTCTACTGTTATTACAGAACAAATAACCAGGCTTCCCCTTCACTTCTGTCTTTTACAAACAAGGAAAGAAATGTTTGAAATCTGATGTTAGTGGTTTCGATAGACAGTCTGTTTCCACTCCTGGAAATATCCAAAGACAACAGGAATGTGTCTGCAGagattgtattttattatagtcTGCCTGGTCATGTTTTTCCAGATGATTgttcagaaacatgtttttaaaaaaaaccttACTTTTAAAGTCTCCGTCCTTAATGTAAGAATCTATGAGCAGGTTAAACGTGAAGTCATCTGGGAATATTCCATACTGGACCTGCACACACAAGATGTTTTGCATTATTATGAGCATTGACCATTTACCTCATGAAAAAAAAAGACCCTAATACAACAAAACACAACTGCTGATTCCTAATGCATCAAAGTCTCACAGTAACACGACACCAATCACAACATCAGAGGCTCTACTGTCCGAGCACACTCTGTTCTACCTCGCTCCAAAACACTACTTTGGAAAATTCAGTGATTCCCTGAGTCTACAACTCACTAATGAACAGTACACATGCTGGGCTGAAATGTCAAACGTGAGATGTTATGTTCTGCTCAGATCAGTTTGAAAGTGCATCTGGGTGGTCAAGTATCACTTTTGATACTGATCTGTGATTGCTCTGACTGTCTGATAACTGCAGCTGTCAGACCCCAGCAGCAGGAGCCTGATCAGATTTCCTTTATTACTAAAAAGATGGATCCCTTTTGCATTGAACAAAGAGAATTGTGAGTTGATTTAATTGAGGGATGATAACGTGTTGTGTACCTTGTTTTTAAGTGTGTGCAGGGCCTTCTCTTTGACTCCGTATTTTAGACACTGCCTTATCCAACTGTGAATGGTCCAGTCTCTCAGGTACCAACAGTTTGGACTGTGACGAAACCTGGGGAAAAAATGACAACACAtttttattaaatatatatCCCTTAAACTTTGGCTCTAATAACAGGCAAGATATATTTTTTGGGAAGATGTGAAGAAGAGTAGAGATGAAATGTGATCATATTTGAATTTCACAAGACATTATTTTGGTTGCTTGGTTTGCAAAGAGCAAACTGAACACTCGAAGAAATGTCAGAGCTTATAACCAAAAAACAAGAGTCCGGAACACATGTGGGACAGTAGAATCCATTACTAAAAATAACTATTTTCTAGTTTTCCTAAATGCAAAGGTGGTTATTTGATTTTTacttgattattaaaatgaatATGCTGTGAACAAGGGTGTGAATTTACTAAATCCTATTATCACAGGACTGGGTGCAGATTCCAGAGGAAGGACTTAACAGGAAAAGTCTGGCGTTGCCCCGAACAAAGAAAAGCATGTGACAGAACATAAACTGAAAACAGACAACTCATTCCAAgagaaacacacaaaaacaactAAGCAGCAGGAATCTGACACAGAAACTGATGCAGAAAGAGTAAACGTGATCCTTCTTACTTGTAAAGGTAGTACTCTGCTTGGTTCACTTCCTCTTGAGATGAAATAGTGTCAACAAACTGAAACAGGAATTCAAatgtgtgttaaaatatgttgtATCTACTGTTATCAGATTcacaaatatttgtttatttatactgatCAGTGGCaggacaaacaattaaataGAGAGGATCTAAATCTAGAGCTTACCCGAGACACAGTTAGAGAGCTAACTGGAAGATTTCTGTCGTATGTCCTGTCC
Proteins encoded in this region:
- the mrps27 gene encoding small ribosomal subunit protein mS27, whose translation is MAASVWKRCVTAAVKVKCLSPSFSARRWLLSAAYTDTKVWEAREKEPLNLALLANNMDRTYDRNLPVSSLTVSRFVDTISSQEEVNQAEYYLYKFRHSPNCWYLRDWTIHSWIRQCLKYGVKEKALHTLKNKVQYGIFPDDFTFNLLIDSYIKDGDFKSACSVVEEVMLQEAFDLSSTQILSLYALASYLATRPQLAVSEERMLGASLLLCGMKQENSVGLSAQLLGNALLGKVEMSKGIHALFKGMPLSWERGYLSRALAVMEGVAAASGDVKLSKDSLDYMNDLLQELSSSSDSKSSGEESAGEEVKKENPVDEEDEAEQANLPQYVSRFKELCSRLESEGKVDSASFLAAGTALAQQNMAAAEKPDLELYKSNMPAWEAERKQLIQREKELRKQAEQEKREKLAAQAAAEQQGMRAEQ